Proteins from a genomic interval of Xylocopa sonorina isolate GNS202 chromosome 6, iyXylSono1_principal, whole genome shotgun sequence:
- the Ich gene encoding zinc finger protein ichor, translating into MKYETQSGPPAAPPHLTSSGVEPPHSSQGTGIVVGGSPAEVVGVDSLLLSPWGATGPDFLEPPDVKQTAAGLQDAWDTLLLGSSVGVASAQSLAELKPLPPFTGYTGHLSINGIPGHHYHTIASSAQRPSLPSSSPTSSSNQEYYESPVVSSSTPCPQGSQKQQQQQQQQQQQQQQHHQHQQQQQQQHHHHQQQQLPQSTQQVDYDIEDIAEIIGSAIADTTVPGGGNGAGSEHDPDASRDWIDIAEWIDTACSPKAQETTSPSQYSQIYATATPSTQTQQHGSTLQSLLTHGYAPLLNARLQSANAGLQNASCGETPSSTSPYPPVSPPGRVSTSCSPDHLLHSSFAAPSHPRKRSRPTPGSQNPSKKSPGTGATALPYGTESGLIGGKEKPVHRCSICNRGFLNKSNIKVHLRTHTGEKPFRCEVCGKAFRQKAHLIKHQQIHKRIGRD; encoded by the coding sequence atgaagtacgagaCGCAGTCGGGTCCACCGGCGGCGCCGCCGCATTTGACCTCCTCAGGGGTTGAACCGCCGCACAGTAGCCAAGGTACAGGGATAGTCGTTGGTGGTTCGCCAGCGGAGGTCGTTGGCGTCGACAGTTTGCTCCTGTCGCCGTGGGGCGCCACGGGGCCGGACTTCCTGGAGCCGCCAGACGTGAAGCAAACGGCAGCTGGTCTGCAGGATGCGTGGGACACTCTTCTCCTGGGCTCGTCAGTGGGTGTAGCCTCCGCGCAATCGTTGGCGGAATTGAAACCTCTTCCACCCTTCACAGGGTACACAGGGCATCTGAGCATCAATGGTATACCTGGTCATCATTATCACACTATCGCGTCGTCCGCGCAGAGACCGTCCTTACCGTCCTCGTCGCCCACGTCCTCCTCGAACCAAGAGTACTACGAGTCGCCAGTCGTCTCGTCCAGCACCCCGTGCCCGCAGGGCAGTCagaagcaacagcagcagcagcagcagcaacaacagcagcagcaacagcaccaCCAGCAccaacagcaacaacagcaacagcatcATCATCACCAACAGCAACAACTACCGCAGTCGACGCAGCAGGTCGATTACGATATCGAGGACATAGCGGAGATCATTGGCTCGGCGATAGCAGACACGACAGTCCCAGGTGGTGGAAACGGAGCTGGCTCAGAGCACGATCCAGACGCGTCGCGAGATTGGATCGACATTGCCGAGTGGATCGACACCGCTTGCTCGCCAAAAGCTCAAGAAACCACGTCTCCCAGCCAGTACTCGCAGATATACGCGACGGCTACGCCATCGACGCAAACGCAACAGCACGGCTCGACGTTGCAGAGTCTGTTGACGCACGGTTACGCGCCGTTGTTGAACGCCAGGCTACAATCTGCGAACGCTGGCCTCCAAAACGCGTCCTGCGGCGAGACACCGTCGTCCACCAGCCCTTATCCACCTGTCAGCCCACCTGGCAGAGTCTCGACCTCGTGCAGCCCCGATCATCTGCTCCACTCGTCGTTCGCAGCGCCCTCCCATCCGAGGAAGAGGTCACGGCCCACACCAGGCTCCCAGAATCCGTCCAAGAAGAGCCCAGGCACTGGCGCGACCGCGTTACCATACGGGACCGAGTCAGGGCTAATTGGCGGCAAGGAGAAGCCCGTCCACAGGTGTTCCATCTGCAACAGAGGATTCCTGAATAAGAGCAACATCAAGGTGCACTTGAGAACGCACACAGGCGAGAAACCGTTCAGGTGCGAGGTCTGCGGGAAGGCGTTCAGACAGAAGGCGCATCTGATAAAACACCAACAGATTCACAAGAGGATCGGCAGGGACTAG